Proteins co-encoded in one Amia ocellicauda isolate fAmiCal2 chromosome 11, fAmiCal2.hap1, whole genome shotgun sequence genomic window:
- the LOC136762852 gene encoding uncharacterized protein LOC136762852 has product MRECWPAMEQNAIQWLGAPCCLRGSYAFYKSFGCRDEARQRRGTWRLGEFYFVRCGPQEPVCVAEVTLLWEDQAQHHLLASSRLYFLPEDTPKGRTLEHGEDEVLAVSKKIVIRLEDLVKWTCPEPDSWKRKGQVYGGGNGLHKHQATLLLPGGDSAEQSDQGQAAKYPLSVKVLSYPQYCRFRSLQKRMQDRAQSPSLQDPHLLALGAVQLSTCNTRILYCRDTFNHPTLDSNASIWTELGCSSLSLKGRPRKRKGRDGKGVESRLNSQSEAWIERMKENVMGSVEAQCEGGWLPQPEEQHFLDQLYPFMERRGSPICKVPNLGFKKIDLFLLYSVVKKMGGYETVTAQRLWKQVYNELGGSPGSTSAATCTRRHYEKLILPYDRHLRGVNEEVDPFPKPQPPATANGNKEIPVKRKGPEQPQKDKKAFSVGKQDGRVRWTGAGGQKQARARSRSVSVDRPGGGNRDHSMPKELIPTLPSQQTSPGSALGALPLGLRDGVLPVQELHYNGISGSFQITQGLSPLDLLKSRLGLGSLEESSLSSESRKKLSPLTPSTLVFLQPNAEDGRKLNSRGDGDAYSQPLSPSSPSALQRLHDNGSMGSISLPKGLSALDLLKTRLGLGVTENPDLSAQDSGKNPLSQPSILLSQPKHGSGENKLKPTGDGSNQSSGNGDDNRAQKSILNPPEAPARDTRTRLPMPPLKIIPLDIDCSLQVRQLMRSHLGSSQLNCFTKKLSEVLAQDLSKNYQASSPVPGSQEQTLPLNLSKRSTTKRPADEVEAQGLSPCPSGQDFSKRLKTEWVAADDTIQALKPNSRLTLVPAAQEEAADLSSPKRVRAAQRDGGAQQQENQAKSGLDDTIRAASSDLGGQSTKQGLLTPLPSKGQGDSSAVESKSALCKNGALVTSEVDRHSEHSPPRALVGKSRPERANRRTRITPVKEEQGNPEVRRGSPVAYPLYHFRGRQLQLEDGEAISCVKQADPESFSSEMASLLPPANRGLQSQPSWPLSPHGR; this is encoded by the exons TGGTTGGGAGCTCCGTGCTGCCTGCGAGGGTCCTATGCATTCTATAAGTCATTTGGTTGCCGTGATGAGGCCAGGCAGCGGCGGGGGACATGGAGGCTGGGGGAGTTCTATTTTGTGCGCTGTGGCCCGCAGGAGCCTGTGTGCGTCGCTGAAGTAACACTGCTCTGGGAGGACCAGGCACAGCACCACCTTCTGGCCAGCTCTAGACTCTACTTTCTCCCCGAAGACACCCCTAAAGGCAGAACCCTGGAGCATGGAGAG GACGAGGTTCTGGCCGTCTCCAAGAAGATAGTGATCCGGCTGGAGGACCTGGTGAAGTGGACATGTCCAGAGCCAGACAGCTGGAAAAGGAAGGGCCAGGTTTACGGAGGAGGCAATGGGCTCCATAAACACCAGGCTACTCTCCTCCTTCCAGGAGGGGACTCAGCTGAGCAGAGCGATCAGG GGCAGGCAGCCAAGTACCCCCTGAGCGTGAAGGTGCTTAGCTATCCCCAGTATTGCCGTTTCCGCTCACTGCAGAAACGCATGCAGGACCGAGCGCAGAGCCCCAGCCTACAGGACCCACACCTCCTGGCCCTGGGAGCGGTGCAGCTCTCCACCTGCAACACTAGGATCCTCTACTGCCGTGACACCTTCAATCACCCCACCCTGGACAGCAATGCCAGCATCTGGACAGAGCTCG GGTGCTCCTCTCTCAGCCTGAAGGGTCGACCCCGAAAGAGGAAAGGACGTGATGGGAAGGGGGTGGAGTCTAGACTGAACAGCCAATCAGAAGCTTGGATAGAAAGAATGAAG GAGAATGTGATGGGCAGTGTGGAGGCACAGTGTGAGGGGGGCTGGCTCCCCCAGCCTGAGGAACAACACTTCCTGGATCAGCTCTATCCCTTCATGGAGCGCAGGGGCTCCCCCATCTGCAAGGTGCCCAACCTGGGTTTTAAGAAAA TTGATCTCTTCCTCTTATATTCTGTTGTCAAAAAGATGGGTGGATATGAGACg GTGACGGCCCAGCGTCTGTGGAAGCAAGTTTACAACGAGCTGGGAGGCAGTCCTGGCAGCACTAGTGCTGCAACATGCACCAGGAGACACTACGAGAA GCTGATCCTGCCTTACGATCGCCACCTAAGAGGGGTCAATGAAGAGGTTGACCCCTTCCCCAAACCCCAGCCACCAGCCACTGCCAATGGAAACAAGGAAATCCCAGTGAAAAGAAAAGGGCCAGAGCAACCTCAGAAAGACAAGAAAGCCTTCAGTGTTGGAAAACAA GATGGCAGAGTGAGATGGACAGGGGCAGGAGGACAAAAGCAGGCCAGGGCCCGAAGTAGGTCAGTTTCCGTTGACAGGCCTGGAGGTGGCAACAGAGACCACTCCATGCCTAAGGAATTGATCCCAACTCTCCCGTCCCAGCAGACCTCTCCAGGCTCAGCTCTGGGGGCCCTTCCTTTGGGCCTACGTGATGGAGTGCTTCCCGTACAGGAGCTGCACTACAATGGCATCTCTGGGAGCTTTCAGATAACCCAGGGGCTGTCTCCTCTGGATCTTCTCAAGAGCCGCCTTGGCTTGGGGAGTCTGGAGGAGTCCAGCTTGTCTTCTGAGTCCAGGAAGAAGCTGTCCCCTCTCACCCCATCGACTCTTGTTTTCCTCCAGCCCAATGCTGAAGATGGCAGGAAACTGAATTCTAGAGGTGATGGAGATGCCTACAGTcagcctctctctccttcatctCCGAGTGCGCTACAGAGGCTCCATGATAATGGGTCCATGGGCAGCATCAGCCTACCCAAAGGCCTGTCTGCCTTAGACCTACTGAAAACCCGCCTGGGGTTGGGGGTCACGGAAAACCCTGACTTGAGTGCTCAGGACTCTGGGAAGAATCCCCTTTCCCAACCTTCAATCCTCCTCTCTCAGCCCAAGCATGGGTCAGGGGAGAACAAACTAAAACCCACTGGAGATGGATCCAACCAGTCCTCAGGGAATGGAGATGATAACCGAGCCCAGAAGTCCATTCTCAATCCTCCTGAGGCACCCGCTCGCGACACCAGAACCAGGCTCCCTATGCCCCCACTGAAGATCATTCCCCTAGACATCGACTGTAGCCTTCAAGTGCGGCAGCTCATGAGGAGCCATCTAGGGTCTTCGCAGCTCAACTGTTTCACCAAGAAGCTGTCAGAGGTGCTGGCCCAGGACCTGAGTAAGAATTACCAAGCCAGCAGCCCTGTCCCTGGCTCTCAGGAACAGACTCTCCCCCTTAACCTTAGCAAGCGATCAACAACAAAAAGGCCAGCTGATGAGGTTGAAGCCCAGGGTCTGTCGCCCTGCCCCTCTGGCCAGGACTTCTCAAAGAGACTTAAAACTGAGTGGGTGGCAGCTGATGACACAATCCAGGCTCTGAAGCCCAACAGCAGGCTAACACTTGTCCCGGCTGCCCAAGAGGAAGCAGCAGACCTGAGCTCACCCAAACGGGTCAGGGCAGCACAGCGAGATGGGGGAGCCCAGCAGCAAGAGAACCAGGCCAAATCTGGGTTGGATGACACTATAAGAGCAGCCTCCTCTGACCTGGGGGGCCAATCTACTAAGCAAGGTCTCTTAACCCCACTTCCATCAAAAGGCCAGGGGGACAGCAGTGCAGTTGAAAGCAAATCTGCATTGTGCAAGAACGGTGCCCTGGTGACATCCGAGGTAGACCGTCATTCGGAACATTCTCCTCCACGGGCGTTGGTGGGCAAAAGCAGGCCAGAGCGTGCCAACCGACGCACAAGGATCACGCCTGTTAAGGAGGAACAAGGCAACCCTGAGGTCAGACGTGGGAGCCCCGTGGCCTATCCCTTGTACCATTTCAGGGGCAGGCAGTTGCAGCTTGAAGATGGGGAGGCCATCAGCTGCGTAAAACAGGCTGACCCGGAGAGCTTCTCCTCGGAAATGGCATCTCTGCTACCACCTGCTAATCGAGGGCTGCAGAGTCAACCCAGCTGGCCTCTTTCCCCCCATGGCCGCTGA